GGCGTGCTCGGCATCGCGCTGGTGCTGCGCTACGTGGCCGAGATCAAGGAAGAGACGGCGCCGCGCCTGGACTGGCTGGGCTTTTTGCTCAGCGCCGTGTGCCTGGCCGCCCTGGTCAGCGGCTTCGAGGCCATCGGCCGCGACGTAATGCCGCTGCCGCTGCTGCTGGGCCTGATCGCCGTGGGCGCCCTCTGCGGCCTGCTGTACGGCTGGCACGCGCGCCGCATCGATTACGCGATCATCGACCTGTCGCTGATGCGCATCCCCACGTTCGCCATCTCGACGCTGGGCGGCAACCTGTGCCGCTTCGCGGTGGGCGCCACGCCCTTCCTGCTGGCCATGCTGCTGCAGGTGGGCTTCGGCCTGTCGCCGTTCTCGGCCGGCCTGATCACCTTCGCCAGCGCCGCCGGCGCGCTGCTGATGAAGTTCGTGGCCACCCCGATCGTCAGGCATTTCGGCTTTCGCCGCGTGCTGACCGTGAACGCGGTGCTGACCGGCGCCTTCATCATGGTCTGCGCCACCTTCACGTCGGCCACGCCGGTCTGGCTGCTGATCGCCATCCTGCTGATCGGCGGCTTCTTCCGCTCGCTGCAGTTCACCGGCGTAAATACGCTAACCTATGCCGACATTCCCCCGGCCAAGATGAGCCGCGCCAGCAGCTTCGCCGCCATGGCGCAGCAGCTCGGCATCAGCCTGGGCGTGGGCGTGGCCGCGGTGACCCTGAACATCAGCATGACCCTGCGCGGGGCCGAGACGCTGGCGGTGGGCGACGTGATCGCCGGCTTCATCGTCATCGGCCTGCTGTGCGCGGCTTCGGTCTTCTCCTTTAGACGCCTCGATCCGCTGGCCGGGGCACACCTGAACGGCGCCAAAAACAGTGACGACGAATGAATTTGTCCTAGCCCTGGACCAGGGCACGACCAGCTCCCGCGCCATCGTGTTCGATCGCGACGGCGTGGTGCGCGGCATCGGCCAACGCGAATTCCGCCAGCACTACCCGCGGCCGGGCTGGGTCGAGCACGACCCCGGCGAAATCTGGCACAGCCAGCTGGACGTGGCGCGCGAGGCCTTGCGCAACGCCGCCGCCAGCGCCGCCGACGTGGCCGCCATCGGCATCACCAACCAGCGCGAGACCACCGTGATCTGGGACCGCGCCAGCGGCCGCCCGCTGGCCCGCGCCATCGTCTGGCAGGACCGCCGCACGGCGCCCATGTGCGACCAGCTGCGCCAGGACGGCCACGCCGATTTCCTGCAATCGCGTACCGGCCTGGTGCTGGACGCCTATTTCTCGGGCACCAAGCTGGCCTGGCTGCTGGATCACGTGCCCGGCGCGCGCCAGAAGGCCGAACGCGGCGAACTGGCCTTCGGCACCATCGACACCTGGCTGATCTGGCAGCTGACCGGCGGCGCGGTGCACAGCACCGACCCCAGCAACGCCTCGCGCACCATGCTGTTCGACCTGCACACGCAGGACTGGAACGACGAGATCCTGGCGCTCCTGAACATCCCGCGCAGCGTGCTGCCGTCGATCGCGCCCAGCAGCGCGGTGGTGGGCGAATCCCTGCCCGAATGGCTGGGCGGCTCGATTCCGATCGCCGGCGTGGCCGGCGACCAGCAGGCCGCCACCTTCGGCCAGGCCTGCTTTGCGCCCGGCATGGCCAAGAACACCTACGGCACCGGCTGCTTCATGCTGATGAACGTGGGCGACAAGCCGGTGCAGTCGCACAACCACCTGCTGTCCACCGTCGGCTGGGGCCTGCCGGCCGCGGGCCAGGACCGCTGGCGCCCGGCCTACATGCTGGAAGGCGGCGTG
The window above is part of the Achromobacter deleyi genome. Proteins encoded here:
- a CDS encoding DHA2 family efflux MFS transporter permease subunit, whose protein sequence is MSAESAAAANPAPPSTPDAVRAARMIPFIVGCALFMQMLDATVVATALPAMARALGSTPVRLNVAITSYLLSVAVFVPVSGWAADRYGARRVFIAAIGLFTLSSVACALSQDLPQLVIARIVQGMAGAMMVPVGRIILLRTVPKQDLLKAMSFLSIPALLGPVIGPPLGGFMVTYMSWHWIFLINIPIGVLGIALVLRYVAEIKEETAPRLDWLGFLLSAVCLAALVSGFEAIGRDVMPLPLLLGLIAVGALCGLLYGWHARRIDYAIIDLSLMRIPTFAISTLGGNLCRFAVGATPFLLAMLLQVGFGLSPFSAGLITFASAAGALLMKFVATPIVRHFGFRRVLTVNAVLTGAFIMVCATFTSATPVWLLIAILLIGGFFRSLQFTGVNTLTYADIPPAKMSRASSFAAMAQQLGISLGVGVAAVTLNISMTLRGAETLAVGDVIAGFIVIGLLCAASVFSFRRLDPLAGAHLNGAKNSDDE
- the glpK gene encoding glycerol kinase GlpK produces the protein MTTNEFVLALDQGTTSSRAIVFDRDGVVRGIGQREFRQHYPRPGWVEHDPGEIWHSQLDVAREALRNAAASAADVAAIGITNQRETTVIWDRASGRPLARAIVWQDRRTAPMCDQLRQDGHADFLQSRTGLVLDAYFSGTKLAWLLDHVPGARQKAERGELAFGTIDTWLIWQLTGGAVHSTDPSNASRTMLFDLHTQDWNDEILALLNIPRSVLPSIAPSSAVVGESLPEWLGGSIPIAGVAGDQQAATFGQACFAPGMAKNTYGTGCFMLMNVGDKPVQSHNHLLSTVGWGLPAAGQDRWRPAYMLEGGVFVAGAAVQWLRDGLGIIQRSEEIESLAASVADTDDVFMVPAFAGLGAPHWDPYARGTLVGLTRGTTRAHIARATLESIALQSAELLTCMNGDSGIALTELRVDGGAARNDLLMQMQADLLGVPVVRPRVPESTALGAAGLAGLAVGFWSGQDEFASKWQAERTFEPAWPDSVREARMRRWRQAVELSKGWSNTAK